From the genome of Acidobacteriota bacterium, one region includes:
- a CDS encoding FHA domain-containing protein, translating into MIEIRKPVTVVGRGDPEYGWVPDIDLAVYDTNHYVSRQHLRLHLQPGVCLVEDLGSRNGLFLNGRQQVFPGVRIALQDGDVLSVFNFQITYRFLEGRHFLIPVTATRVTLPTGAGDGTVFMGTPQAGPPPEISPADAAETRANRRFAWVLVGAAAVMVVCVMVMLFVIFSGPSDMDMVEKVRRALDEGRFFEPADNCVAGLYRDFVARYPRSSSRAYVEQSIRDRFEADGNAAFARYTRNPYEAVDWADLQGKYTFLSEMLPQEPDLSARRHFSQGARLLGLRDYPGALREFGEAQRLRPRWFLPCYASGLAMEVLGDPACLEAYAKASELEPGFLWAYKEAGDVHFRNRAYDKAYDAFQPALAIGSLQPDLFFDFGETCMHLERFDEARQGFRKYVLYGTDAQRRARAREMIRRLDGLPPESDPSTGDL; encoded by the coding sequence ATGATCGAAATCCGTAAACCGGTCACGGTGGTGGGCCGCGGGGACCCCGAGTACGGGTGGGTGCCCGACATCGACCTCGCCGTGTACGACACCAACCACTACGTCTCCCGCCAGCACCTCCGCCTTCACCTTCAGCCCGGGGTCTGCCTGGTGGAAGACCTCGGGAGCCGCAACGGCCTGTTCCTCAACGGCCGCCAGCAGGTCTTCCCCGGGGTCCGGATCGCCCTCCAGGACGGGGACGTCCTCTCGGTCTTCAACTTCCAGATCACTTACCGCTTCCTCGAGGGGCGTCACTTCCTCATCCCCGTCACCGCCACCCGGGTGACGCTCCCCACGGGGGCCGGCGACGGCACGGTTTTCATGGGGACGCCGCAGGCCGGGCCGCCGCCGGAGATCTCCCCCGCCGACGCGGCGGAGACCCGGGCCAACCGGCGCTTTGCCTGGGTGCTGGTGGGCGCCGCCGCGGTGATGGTGGTCTGCGTCATGGTGATGCTTTTCGTGATCTTCTCGGGGCCCAGCGACATGGACATGGTGGAGAAGGTCCGCCGGGCCCTGGACGAGGGCCGTTTCTTCGAACCGGCGGACAACTGCGTGGCCGGGCTCTACCGGGACTTCGTGGCCCGTTATCCCCGCTCGTCGTCCCGCGCCTACGTGGAGCAGAGCATCCGGGACCGCTTCGAGGCCGACGGCAACGCCGCTTTCGCCCGGTACACCCGGAACCCGTACGAGGCGGTCGACTGGGCCGACCTGCAGGGGAAGTACACGTTCCTCAGCGAGATGCTCCCGCAGGAGCCCGATCTCTCGGCCCGCCGTCACTTCAGCCAGGGGGCGCGCCTGCTGGGGCTCCGGGACTACCCGGGGGCCCTCCGGGAATTCGGGGAGGCGCAGAGGCTCCGCCCCCGCTGGTTCCTGCCCTGCTACGCGTCCGGGCTGGCGATGGAGGTGCTCGGCGACCCCGCCTGCCTCGAGGCCTACGCCAAGGCGTCGGAACTCGAGCCGGGTTTTTTGTGGGCGTACAAGGAGGCGGGGGACGTCCATTTCCGGAACCGGGCCTACGACAAGGCCTACGACGCTTTCCAGCCGGCCCTGGCCATCGGCTCCCTGCAGCCCGACCTCTTTTTCGACTTCGGCGAGACCTGCATGCACCTGGAACGTTTCGACGAGGCCCGGCAGGGTTTTCGCAAGTACGTGCTCTACGGGACCGACGCGCAGCGCCGGGCCCGGGCCCGGGAGATGATCCGGAGGCTCGACGGCCTCCCCCCGGAAAGTGACCCGTCGACCGGGGACCTCTGA